The genomic region AGTTTCCTCAATAAACTCGTCAGCTTTATCGAAGAACATCTAGCCGAAGAAGAACTCAATGTAATGCAGCTCGCCAATCAGATTGGAATGAGCAGACCCGTGCTCTACAGAAAGGTGAAACAGCTGACCGGCCTCAGCATCATCGAAATGATCAATGCCGTTAGACTTCGAACCGCCAGCACACTGCTCGGAAATAAAGACCTCAGTATTGCTGAAGTAGCGTATTCGGTAGGTTTCTCCGACCCCAAATGGTTCAGTAAGACCTTCAAAGCTTTTTACGGAGTTACTCCCTCACAGTTTATTAATCTGGAAGTGGAGGAGAAAGTGAAGTTAATGAATGCGAGTAAATTGGTTAAGTAGTAGTTAGTATTAGACATAAGATATAAGATTTTAGACATTAGACCGTTTTGTCTAAGATGGGAAAGGAAGGAAAGTTTGTTTTTTGGTGTAAACAAGAAGGGGAACGTAGTGTTAAAAATAAGCTTAAGATGCAGCCTAGAAAGGAACGCTATAGTTGTCCATCCCTGAAATAGGTTGACCACAAAATGGAGGTACTAAATGCAAACAAATTTGCGGTTAATCAGGAAATCACGGGTTTATTCTGATGATTTTAAGCGGGAAATAGTTTCCCTATTTGAGAGTGGGAAGTTGAGTGTTCTACAGTTAGAGCGGCTTTATGGAATAAGTAATCCCACGATCTATAATTGGATCTATAAATTTTCTAACTTTAATGAGAAAGGACAACGTATAATGGAGATGAAATCAAGTAGCACCCACAAAGTAAAAGCCATGGAACAGCGTATCCGTGAACTGGAGCGGATGATCGGCCAGAAGCAGATCAAGATCGATTTCTTGGAGAAGATGATCGACATCGCTGGAGAGGATCTTAAGGTCGATATCAGAAAAAATTTCAACACCCCACCATCGGATGGTTCCGGGAACACGCAGGAAAAATAGATTATTCCCTCAATCAGCTTTATAGAACCGTTGGTATGAGCAAACAGGCGGTGCATCAGCGCGCTGTTCGCCATTCCCGTTATCAGGTTCAATTCGCTGAGCTGATCGAAAAAGCGGATAAAGTGCGTAAGGAACATCCCGGTTGTGGGGTGGAAAAACTGTATTATATGCTCCGTCCGGATTTTGTGGGGAGAGATCGTTTCATAGAGACCATGATGTCTTTAGGATATCGATTGAAGGTCAAGAAGAACTATCGCAGGACGACTCGCGGGCTTTCCACAGCCTACCCTAATCTGATCAATGGCTTGGTTGTAGGGACTCCCAATCAGGTTTGGCAATCGGACATCACCTACTTCTACGTGGGCGATAGGTTCTACTATGGAGTGTTCATTATCGACGTTTACACCAAAAAGATCGTTGGATATCAAGTATCCAATCATATGCAGTCAACAGCTAATCTTAAGGCACTACGAATGGCCCTTAAGAATAACGGGGCACCCCAATATCATCATTCAGACCGAGGTGCCCAATATCATGCGACAGCTTATCTGCAGCTGTTGAAAGAGAATAATTGCAGGGTGAGCATGGGCAAGAGTGCCCAGGACAATGCATACGCTGAGCGGATCAATGGAACCATCAAGAATGAGTATCTGGATTATTGGAAGCCCAAGACGTTCGAAAGCTTAAAAAAAATGGTCAATAGAGCTGTCAAACAGTACAATAAACGAAGACTGCACAACTCATTACATAGGATGTCGCCAGAGAGTTTCGAAGAAAAGTGGTTTAGGGAGATATTGTCTCCTAAACCACTAATAACTATATTTGATCAAGTTGATAAATTGTAAAAACGGTCAACACTATTCAGGGACAGACAAGTGTCTAAAATCTAATGTCTAACGTCTAATATCTAACCCCGATACATTAAATAGTATCCATTCCCCATTCACACCCATACCATAGCCCTTCCAGAGCGGGTTTGATACGGTTATGAAAGGGTTATGAAAGGGGTTTAAAAGGGTTTTAAGTTGAACGAGACTTATTCCTTTTTTGATTCAAAGCAATAGCTGATACCAATTAGATTCTCACGAATGCAGAAAAAAGAACAGCAGATATGCCTGGCAAATCTGCTGTTATCAAGATCTTGAATTATAGCGTGGAAAGTTTATTTAATATTTTCTTTCACGAAGACAATCTCTTTGTAGTTATTCTTTTCGAAGAGTATTCCGAGTTGATTTTTGTTGATCAGTACAAGATCTGAGTAGGCGGAATAATCGCCTTTCATATCTTCTGGCGCTTTGGCGACGATTTTGTTGAAATACCAAGTTTTACCCTTGTCTTTGGATAGTCTGAGGGTTAGGTTATTGCGTCGGGTTTGATCGGCGGCATTGAGATGGGCGAGGATAAAGTTCTTACCTTTTTTCCAGGAAAGTACGGATGCTTGATTGATAGGGTCGGGCAGGATGGGGTCAGCGACTGAGGAAGTCCATGTTTTTCCGCCGTCTATCGATCGCGATACGATACGCAACTTTGGATTGAGTTGTTGATTCCTGGAACTCATATAGACTTCGTTTTCATCGACCTGCGCGGCCATAGACTCATTCGTTCCGGCATAGGGCACATTTTCACTGAGTTGATATGTTTTTCCATGATCATCGGAGTAGAAGGCATGCGCATTCCAATCTTTCCCTTGCGGATCTGGTGCTCCGGCACTGTGATTTGCCGCGATATATAGGCGTCCCTTATTCGGACCGCTAACGAATTGGAAAGCGTGTCCGGGTGTATTAGCGTAAGTTCGCCAATCTTCCTTAAAGTTATATGCAGGGTTGATTTCGGGTTGTTTCGGGCGATGTGTAGAAGCCGTGATATTGATTGCTTCCGACCATGATTTTCCGCCATCGATGGAACTGATGTACCAGTTTTCTCTTAGCCCTTTTCCTTTTCGTACTTCACCCTCATGGTTGTTCCCCGTATTATAGAAAAGGAAGATTCGGCCATTCTTAAAATTCGGATCTAATAGATCGACCACAGCAGCAGGATTGCCGGCCTGCAGATTTTCATAATCTACAATTACTTGCAAGGCGCCCCAGGTTTTACCTTGATCTTTACTGATTTTACAAACGATATCGACGTTTCCATAATCGCCGGCATGGTCAACGCGTCCTTCGGCTATAGCCATCAAGTCGCCGTTCTTATTTTTTACGATGGCAGGAATTCGATAGCTGGCATATCCATCTTCGCCAGATTTGAATACAGTTGTTTCTTGGGCTATACTGCCAACATAGCAGGCTAGTGCAAGTAAGCTGAGGTAGATTTTTTTCATAGGAGGAAGGCTACTCTGTTATTTCCAACAATCGGTCGCGCAATAATAAGCAGGCACCATAGGCTGCTAATTTTTCGCCGTTGGAAGACAGAGTGATTTTTGTATCTCTGTTTACGATTGAAAGTGAATATTTGTTGATGGCATTCTTCACCGGCAGGCTCAAATATTCGCCCGACTTAGCAAGGGAGCCACCGATAATAATCAATTCCGGATTGAAAATATTGATCAGCGAAGCGATTCCACGACCTAATTTATCGCCAATATAGTTTATAGATTCAATCGCGAGGTTATCATCTTTTTTAGCAGCGAGAATAATGTCATTCAGTCGGATATCCTGTATATCGCTAAATTTCTTGGTTAGCGTGCTTGTTGCTCCTGCATTGATTTCTTCAATTATTTTCGTGCGCAGCGCACGG from Sphingobacterium sp. BN32 harbors:
- a CDS encoding transposase; amino-acid sequence: MQTNLRLIRKSRVYSDDFKREIVSLFESGKLSVLQLERLYGISNPTIYNWIYKFSNFNEKGQRIMEMKSSSTHKVKAMEQRIRELERMIGQKQIKIDFLEKMIDIAGEDLKVDIRKNFNTPPSDGSGNTQEK
- a CDS encoding IS3 family transposase, with the translated sequence MSKQAVHQRAVRHSRYQVQFAELIEKADKVRKEHPGCGVEKLYYMLRPDFVGRDRFIETMMSLGYRLKVKKNYRRTTRGLSTAYPNLINGLVVGTPNQVWQSDITYFYVGDRFYYGVFIIDVYTKKIVGYQVSNHMQSTANLKALRMALKNNGAPQYHHSDRGAQYHATAYLQLLKENNCRVSMGKSAQDNAYAERINGTIKNEYLDYWKPKTFESLKKMVNRAVKQYNKRRLHNSLHRMSPESFEEKWFREILSPKPLITIFDQVDKL
- a CDS encoding exo-alpha-sialidase, whose protein sequence is MKKIYLSLLALACYVGSIAQETTVFKSGEDGYASYRIPAIVKNKNGDLMAIAEGRVDHAGDYGNVDIVCKISKDQGKTWGALQVIVDYENLQAGNPAAVVDLLDPNFKNGRIFLFYNTGNNHEGEVRKGKGLRENWYISSIDGGKSWSEAINITASTHRPKQPEINPAYNFKEDWRTYANTPGHAFQFVSGPNKGRLYIAANHSAGAPDPQGKDWNAHAFYSDDHGKTYQLSENVPYAGTNESMAAQVDENEVYMSSRNQQLNPKLRIVSRSIDGGKTWTSSVADPILPDPINQASVLSWKKGKNFILAHLNAADQTRRNNLTLRLSKDKGKTWYFNKIVAKAPEDMKGDYSAYSDLVLINKNQLGILFEKNNYKEIVFVKENIK